The DNA window GGGCGCGCCTTCGTTCGGCAAGACGCGCACTGTCGCCCCCTGTGGTTTCGCTCCGCTCCTTCATGCCGCCGAGCATGATGCGCGGGATGCCGCCCTTGGCGGCCATCTTCCGCCCGGCGCTATCCCTGTGTGCCTGACGCTCCACATTCGCCTGCGCTTTCCTGGCAACCTCGGCCATGCGTCTTTCGGCATCGGCAAGATCATGCTGTGCGGCGGCAAGCTCAAGAGCCTTGCGCTCGCGGTAATGGCTCCAGTTGCCGCCGTAGCGCGTCGTGCCAAGCGACGTCAGCTCGACGATCTGATCGACGCTTTCGAGCAATTCCCGGTCATGGCTGACGATGACCGCGCCGGCCCGCCAGCCTGAAATCAGCGCGATCACCGCCTCGCGGCCTTCGCGGTCGAGATTGTTCGTGGGTTCGTCGAGCAGCAGGAAATCCGGTTCGCTGAAGATAAGTGCGGCAAGCGCGGCGCGGGTGCGCTGCCCGCCAGAGAGTGCGGCAAGCAGCGTCCGCGGCTCTGCGTCGAGCCCCGTCCGGTTGAGCGCGGCTGCGAGGCGCGCCTCCAGCGTCCAGTCCGCCGAGGCAAGCTCGTCGGCCGTTGCCTCGCCGGCTTCGGCGCGACGAAGAAGCGCAAGCGCCCTCGTCACGCCGAAGAGATCGGCGATGGTCTCTTCGGCTGCGACCTGAACGCTTTGACGCAGCACCCCGAGGCTGCCGTTGATCGATACCGACCCGGAATGCGGCCGGATATCGCCGGAGACAAGTTTCAGCAGCGTCGTCTTGCCGACGCCGTTGCGCCCGACAAGACCGCTGCGGTCACTGCCGAAACTGAGATTGAGATTGGAAAAAAGCGGCCGCCCGTCAGGTGTGGCCCAGGAAATTTGCGAGAGAGTGATGGATGCAGGCATGGATATGGATTTCCCCGTTGGCAAGGCGAACTGGCATTGCGATCGGGTTGAAATCCATTGCGGCACACATCCTGTTGAAATGGTCGATGGCGGGCAATTTAGGGAAGAAACGCCGAAGGTTCAAGATAAAGTGGTGAACTTGCCGCCCGGCTTTCTCGGCCGGCTTCGTCCTGAGATTACCTCACACACCCTAACCCTCTTCCCTTAAAAACGTGGCGAGAGCGGACATGTCATACCAGAACGGAAGTGAGCGGAGAGGGTGAAGCATATCCTATGCCCTGCCTGCGGTGGACCGATGGGAGGGGTAGAGACCCGGGGCACTGCAAGACCGCCGAACCTACCGCTTCAAGCTCCCCAGGATCCCGCGCACCAGTGCCCGGCCGACCTGGGTGGCGACCGTTCGGGCGACGCTCTTCATCGCCGCCTCCATCACCGTTTCGCGCTGGTAGCCGGAAGACCTGCCGCGTGATTGGCCACGGCCCTGGCGGTTGTCCTCATCGCCGCCGAAGCCCGGCAGGCTCCAGCCGGAGGTCGTGCCCGGCTGCTCTGCCGCTTCTGCCTGCGCCCGCTTGGCGGCCTCGGCTTCAGCCGCCTTTTTGGCGCGCGCCGTCAGCATTTCGAAGGCGGATTCGCGGTCGACGTCCTCGTCATAGGCGCCGAGAACGGGGCTCTTGTCCATCACCTGCTGGCGCTCGCCATCGGTCAGCGGGCCGACGCGGCCGGACGGCGGGCGGATCAGCGTGCGCTCGACGATCGACGGCGCACCCTTGGCCTCCAGGGTCGAGACCAGCGCCTCGCCAGTGCCAAGATTGGTAATGATCGTGGCGCAGTCGAAGGCCGGGTTCGGCCGGAACGTCTCGGCGGCCGTCTTCACCGCCTTCTGTTCGCGCGGCGAATAGGCGCGCAGCGCATGCTGGACGCGGTTGCCGAGCTGGGCGAGCACCGTTTCCGGCACGTCGAGCGGGTTCTGCGTCACGAAATAGACGCCGACGCCCTTGGAGCGGATCAGCCGCACCACCTGCTCGACCCGTTCGATCAGCACCTTCGGCGCGTCGTTGAAGAGCAGATGGGCTTCGTCGAAGAAGAAGACGAGTTTCGGCTTTTCCGGATCGCCCACTTCAGGCAGTTCCTCGAACAGCTCCGACAGCAGCCAGAGCAGGAAAGTGGCGTAAAGGCGCGGATTCATCATCAGCTTGTCGGCGGCAAGCACCGAGATCTGGCCGTAGCCATTGTTGCTGGTGCGCATGATGTCGGATATCTTCAGCGCCGGCTCACCGAAGAAATGCTCGGCACCCTGCTGTTCGAGCACGAGCAGCGCCCGCTGGATCGAGCCGACCGAGGCCCTGGAGATCAGGCCGTACTGGCTGGAGAGCTCGGAGGCGTTCTCGCCCATATAATTCAGGAGCGAGGTGAAATCCTTGAGGTCGAGCAGCGGCAGCCCGGCTTCGTCGGCGATCTTGAAGGCGATGTTGATGACGCCTTCCTGCGGCTCGGAGGCATCCATCAGCCGGGCGAGCAGCAGCGGCCCCATCTCGGCGACGGTGGTGCGCACCCGGTGGCCCTTCTGCCCGAACAGATCCCAGAAAATCACCGGGAACTGGTCGAACTCATAATCGGCAAAACCGATCTGTTCGGCCCGCTTGGTGAGGAAGTCCTTGGGCTCGCCCCTGGCGGCGATGCCGGACAGATCGCCCTTGATGTCGGCCGCAAAGACCGGCACGCCGGCCCGGGAAAAGCCTTCCGCCAGCACCTGCAGCGTCACCGTCTTGCCGGTGCCGGTGGCGCCGGTGACGAGGCCGTGGCGATTGCCGAATTTCAGGTCGAGATATTCCGGCTTGTTGATGCTGTCGTCGGGATTGCGGCTCGCGCCGATGAAAATCCTGCCGTCCTCGATCATCCCCAGTGCTCCCTTCGGCTCTGCCGCCATTTGCTGAGAAGGCCTGGCCTTACGCCGCCTTCATCGAACCATCGTTTCCCTGTTATAAGCAGGCAGCCGGATGCGGACAACTGTCTGTCTCGGAAGCAAAAGCGGATGAAAGCCTCGTGGTAACCCTGGCTTGAGTTGCGCTCGAATCTCGACTAACGTTGACGTTAACGTCAAAATGACAGGAGGCTGACGATGAATGAAATTGTGACTGAAATCGCCGATCGCGTGGGTATTGCCCCGGAGCAGGCGGAGAAGGCGCTCGGCATGATGCTCGGCTTCCTGCAGCGCGAGGCCGCTGATGGCCCGGTCGCGCGGATGATCGAAGCAATTCCCGGCGGCGCCGATCTCGTCGCCCAGTTCAATGGCGCAGGTGAGGGCGGCGGCGGCCTGCTCGGCGGATTGATGAGTTCGCTCGGCGGTGGCGGCATCATGGGGCTCGGCCAGCAGCTGATGGGCGAGGGCCTCGGCATGGGCGAGATCACCTCGCTCGCCAAGGAGACCATCGCGATCGCCAAGCAATATGCTGGCGAAGAGCTTGTCGACGAAGTCGTCGCCTCCGTCCCCGGCCTCAGCCAGTTCGTCTGAACGAGGACAGAACGGCAAGAGCCCCGTGGCAACGCTGCGGGGCTTTACTTTTGTCGCTCCCTGAGCTCTCAAGATGGATGAACTGCATGACCGTCTGGCGCCCGCCGCAGCAGATCAGGGTGAAAGTGATCGGCCTTGCCTGGCGGGAGAACCGGCTGCTAGCCGCGGAAGTGGAAGATGACAACGGCCGCATCAAGGGTGTCCGGCCGCTCGGCGGCTCGATCGAATTCGGCGAGACACGCGAACGGGCCCTGCACCGCGAAATCCGGGAGGAGCTCGGGACGGAAATCCGCATCGTCGGCCCCTGGCATCTTCTCGAAAACATCTTCGAACACCATGGCGCACTCGGCCACGAATTCATCTTCGCGGCCGATATCGAACTGGCGGATAAAACCCTCTACGAGTGCGATGAGATCCGCTATTGCGAGCTGGATGAGACGGCGGCGACGGCACGCTGGTTCGGCCGCGACATGCTGCGGGACACCGCGCTTGAACTCTATCCCACGGGTCTCGAGACGGTGCTGTCGCGCTGGCGTGATTGAGCCCAAGGACGGTTTTGTTCTGCTCGCCAAACTTTGATCGTCCGTACTCGCTCCATAGGGAACAAGGGGCGCAGGATCGCTGTTTCTGTTGCATCGCCGACACCAGAAGGAACAGCATCATGCGCAGGTTCATTGCAGCAACGTCGATCGCTCTCCTCAGCCTCTCCGCCCCGGTTCTGGCCCAGTCGAACATGGGCATGGATGCCAGCGGCCGGATCGATGGCACGCCGCCGCTCGGCACCGCGCCGGGCGCCGAGACGCAAAGCGGGCTGATCATCCCGCTCGACTCGATCGAAACCGGCAGCATCGACAACGGTGTCCCGGCCGGTCCCGTCGACTGGGCGCGCTGCCCGCCGCGCAAGGCACGCGGCGCGCTTGCCACGCAGGGCGGCAATAGCGGCGCCTCCGTCAGCCCCGCATGCCGCGAAGGTCAGTAGGCGGGCTCTATTTGTCCTTCTTGCTCTCGTGGTGCAGGATGACGCCGAGTTCATGCCATTTGCGTCCGTCGCGCTCGATGAGCTCGTCGGCGCAGGTTGGCCCCATGCTGCCAGGCGCGTAAGCTTCGGGCGTGCTCGGGTCCTTGCTCCAGATGTCGAGGAAGGGCTGCACCGCCGCCCAGCCGGCCTCGATGCCGTCAGCGCGCTGGAACAGCGTCTGGTCGCCGATGAAGAGGTCGTAGAGCAGCGACTCGTATCCGGTGGTCTTGCCAATGTCGAATTTGTCGGCATAGCGGAAGTCGAGCGACACCGGCGTCGTATCGACCGAAAGCCCCGGCGACTTGATCGAGATCTCCATGCTCATGCCCTCGTCCGGCTGCACCTGGATCACCAGCCGGTTCGGCGGCAGGCGTCGATTGACCTCGGTTTCCCGGAACTGCGCGAAGGGCACCGGCTGGAAGGTGATGACGATCTCCGTGTCGCGCGCCGTCATTGCCTTGCCGGTTCTGAGGTAGAAGGGCACACCCGCCCACCGCCAGGTATCGGCATAGAGCTTCAGCGCCACGAAGGTCTCGGTCCGGCTGTCGGGTGAGACGTCCCTGCTGTCGCGATAGGCCGGAAGCTCGACGCCATTGAGCGGGCCGGCCGCATAGGCGCCGCGCACGCCATGCGTCTTTGCCTCCTCGGGCGTATAGATGCGCAAGGCCTTCAACACTTTGCTCTTCTCATTGCGGATAGCTTCGGCATCGAAGCTGTTCGGCGGCTCCATGGCGATCATCGCCAGCAGTTGGAAGAGATGGTTCGGCACCATGTCGCGCAGCGCGCCTGTGGCGTCATAGAATTTGCCGCGGCTGCCGACATCGACGATCTCGGCGGCGGTGATCTGCACATGGTCGATATAGCGGCTGTTCCACAGCGATTCGATGATCATGTTGGCGAAACGCGCCGTCATCAGGTTCTGCACCGTCTCCTTGCCGAGGAAGTGGTCGAGCCGGTAGACTTGGCTTTCGTTGACTTGGGCGAGGATTTGCGCATTGAGCGCCCGCGCCGAGGCGAGATCGGTGCCGAACGGCTTCTCGATGGCGACGCGGCGAAAGACGCCGTCGCTTTCATCGGTCAGCCCATGGGCGGCAAGTTTCTCGACGATCGTGCCGAAGAAGGACGGCGGCACCGCGAGGTAGAAGGCGGCATTGGCGTTCGGTCCCAGCCGTTCGCCGATCTCGACGAAAACATCCTCCCTGGTGAAATCGCCCGACATATAGGAAATGCGTTGGCGCAGGCTCTCCCAGGCCTCGTCCTTCTCCGTCTGTTCCTCGCCGTTCAGATGATTGAGAAAGGCATCGAGCCGCCCGCGCAGGAATTCGTCGTCGCCCGGCTCGATGCCGATGCCGAGGATATTGAGATCCTCACCGACGAGGCGCTGGCGCGTCAGGTTGATGATCGCCGGCACCAGCAGGCGGCGCGTCAGGTCGCCCGTCGCGCCGAAGATGACGAGGGTGACCGGCGGGGTAGGGGCAGCGTGCATGTGTCTCATCTCCGAGATTGTGCGGCCGACTATAATGCCTGCCGGTTTCGCCGCAACATAGGCGGCGAGGGGTAACAGGCATTTGACGGCGACGCGGGTGCCGCGGCCAGGTGGGTTGCAAGGAGTGCGGCGATGTCCCGTTTGGCGCTCAGCCCAGCTCCCCTCGACCATACTCAGTTGCGGACGAGCGAAGCATAGAACCAGTCGATGAAGACGCGAACGATTGGCGTAGCATGAGCCTCCGTTCGGCAGGCCACATAGACCGCGTCGTTGGCCGGAACCCTAAGTTCGAATGGCGCGATCAGCTCGCCACGCGCAATCATGTGTGCGGTGGTGATGTTGTCTCCGAGCGCAACGCCATGACCGTGCATGGCGGCCTCGATCGAAAGGCGCGCGTCGCTCATCATGTGCTGGCGCGCCGGCAGCGCAATGCCGGCGGCGGTCAGCCAGGTGTTCCACTCATTGCCGCGATCGGCGTGCAGCAGCATATGGTCGCGCAGGTCGCGCGGGGAGCGCAGTGGACGCCTGTTCATGAGCGCCGGGCTGACGACAGGGAAGAGCTCCATCCGGCTCCACAGGCGCGACCAATAATTGGGCCAGTTGCCGCCGCCGTAGAGAATGCACAGGTCGACATTCGGGGAGCTCAGATTGTTCGGGTCGTTCGAGGCGCGCAGGTCGAGCTGGATGTCGGGATATTGATCGGTGAATTCCTGCAGCCGCGGGATAAGCCACAGCGACAGTACTGCCGCAACACAGGTCACGCGCAGCGTGCCGCCGGTCGCGGGCCGGGTCATCGCGGCTTTCGCTGCTGCGATGTCCGAAAATGCGTTGGAAACGACCGGCATCAGCAACGCGCCCTGGCTTGTAAGCTTCAGCCATTTGCCGCCCCGTTCGAACAGGCGCACGCCTAGGGATTCCTCTAATGTGCGTATCTGATGGCTGATCGCGCCGTGGGTGACATTCAACTCGCGACCCGCCGCGGAAACTGATCCATGGCGGGCGGTTGCCTCAAACGCGCGTAGCGGATTGAGGGGCGGCAGACGGCTGGACATGAGACAAAGACCTGTGAGAAAAACTTGCATGAAACTGTAGATTAATATCAATTGCTTTTCCAGCGAGCTTGCCGTTCAATCACTGAGAGAAGCCATCGGCCTCTGCGGCAAAGCTGCAGCCGAGGACCGATTTGCCATCCTGATCGCAACATCGTCACCCTCAAGAAGGCCGTCATGTCCTGGAATGAAACCAAGCTTTCCGAACTCCGAGCGAGATATGGCGACAGCCACGGCGGTGAGCTGCACCATCCTGAGTTCCGCAAGGTCGCGGAGAAGATCTTCAACAAGAGCGGCACCCGGCTCGCGCCCTATTCGGGAATCCCGACATTCCTCTCCGCCCCGCTGATGCAGGTCGACAACGAGAATCCGGATTTCGGTGATCTGCAGGTCGCGATCCTCGGCGTGCCGATGGATCTGGGCGTGACGAACCGCCCGGGCTCGCGCTTCGGACCGCGCGCGTTGCGCGCCATTGAGCGTATCGGGCCTTATAACCATGTGCTCGGCTGCGCGCCGGTTCAGGAACTGCGCGTGGCAGACATTGGCGATGTGGCGTTTCAGAGCCGTTACCGGCTGGAATTGTCGCATGAAGATATCGAAAAACGCGTCGCGCAGATCGTTGCCGCAGGTGTGCTGCCGCTCTCGGTAGGCGGTGACCACTCGATCACTCATCCGATTCTGAGGGCCGTCGGCAAGGAGCGGCCGGTCGGCATGATCCATATCGACGCCCATTGCGATACCGGCGGTGCTTACGACCTGACCAAGTTCCACCACGGCGGGCCGTTCCGCAACGCCGTGCTCGACGGTGTGCTCGACCCGACGCGCGTGATTCAGATCGGCATTCGCGGCTCGGCTGAATATCTCTGGGAGTTTTCTTACGCCTCGGGCATGACGGTGATCCATGCCGAGGAGATCTCGGCAATGGGCATCCCTGCAATCATCGAAAAGGCGAAGGCCGTCATCGGCGATGGGCCGACCTATCTTTCCTTCGACATCGACAGCCTCGATCCGTCTTTCGCGCCGGGCACCGGAACGCCGGAGATCGGCGGCTTCACCACCCGCGAGGCGCTGGAGCTCATCCGGGGGTTCAAGGGCGTGAACCTGGTCGGTGGCGATGTCGTCGAGGTCGCGCCCCAGTATGACGCCACCACCAACACAGCCCATGCCGGCGCGCAGATGCTGTTCGAAATATTGAGCCTGATGGCGTTCAGCCCGGCAATCCGCCGTGCCACCTGACGGGCCTGGCCGCAGCTCAAGGCCAGGAACGAAAAGAAGGCCGCAAAGGCCTCGAATACATTGAAAGAGGGAAGCGGCGTGCCGCATCGGTTAGGAGAAAGACGATGACGAAATTGACAATGAACCGCCGCACCGTGCTCGGCGTCGGAATAGGTGCTGGTGTAGCCATGTTGGCAATGCCCAATGTGCTGCGCGCTCAGGACAAGTCGCTGAAGGTCGGTGTTTATGGCGGCTATTTCAAGGACTCATTCGACAAGAACATCTTTCCGGAGTTCACCAAGGCGACCGGCATAGCGGTCGAATCCGTCGCAGAGCCGACCGGCGAGGCCTGGCTGGTGCAGATGCAGCAGGCAGCCAAGGCAGGCCAGGCGCCGGCTGACGTTTCCATGATGTCGCAGGTGTCGATGCGCAAGGGTCAGGCCACAGAGCTCTGGGCTCCGCTCGACCTCGCCAAGATCAAGAATTCCAGCAACTTGCTTGAGCGCTTCATCAACAAATACCCGGATGGCCGCGTCGCCGGCATCGGCGCGGTCTCATGGTTCATCACCCTGGTCACCAACACCGATGTTTACAAGGAAGCGCCGACCAGCTGGACAGCGCTGTGGGACCCGGCCAATGCCGACAAGCTCGGTCTGCTGGCGCTCGTCTCCAACTCCTTCCTGCTCGACGTGACGGCAAAGACCTATTTCGGCGGCGCCCAGGCGCTCGACACTGAGGAGAACATCCTCAAGGTCTTCGCCAAGCTCGCCGAGCTGAAGCCGAATGTCCGCCTGTGGTATCGCGACGAGGCGCAGTTCGAACAGGCGCTAAAGTCGGGTGAAATTCCGATGGGACAGTATTATCACGACGTGACCGGCCTCGCCGCCGCGGACGGCCAACCCGTTCGCTCGACCTTCCCGAAGGAGGGCGGCATTCAGGACGCAGGCTCGTGGGCGCTGTCGAAGGCGTCGCAGAAGACGGAAGAGGCGCATATCTTCATCGACTATATGTGTCAGCCGTCCATGCAGGCCGTGCTGTCACGCAAGGTGGGCACCTCGCCAACGGTCAAGCGCGAAACGACCGACCTGAACGAGAAGGAATTTGCGGCGGTTTCCTCCGACATCGAACCGATCATTCCACACTACGACATGTACATCTCCAAGGCCGACTGGCTGAACGAGAAGTGGACGGAAATGATCGCCAGCTGACGCTCATCGTGCTTTCGCAGGCCCCGTTCAGGGGCCTGCCTTTCGGTCGGGAAGAGGCATATGTCGGGACTCACGCTTCAGAATATCGTCAAGGACTTCAGCGTCATTCGCGCCGTCGACAATGTCGACCTGACGGTGCCGCACGGCGCATTCGTCTGTCTGCTCGGCCCCTCCGGCTGCGGCAAGACGACCTTGCTGCGCATGATCGCAGGTCTCGATCTGCCGACATCGGGCCGCATCACGCTCAACGGGAAAGACATCACCAGGACGCCGACGCACCAGCGTGAACTTGGCATGGTGTTCCAGTCGCTGGCGCTGTTCCCGCACCTGACGGTGGGCGAGAATATCGCCTACCCACTGCGCATTCGCGGCCGTCCGAAGGACGAGCAGGCGAAGCGTGTCGAAGAGCTGCTGGCGATGATTTATTTGCCAGGCTACGCTGATCGCGCCGTGTCGAAACTTTCCGGAGGCCAGCGGCAGCGCGTCGCAATTGCAAGGGCACTGGCGATTTCGCCAAAACTCTTTCTGCTCGACGAGCCGCTGTCGGCGCTTGATGCCAAGCTGCGCGAAGCCATGCAGGTGGAGCTTCGCCAGCTTCATCAGCGGCTCGGCATCACCACGATCGCCGTCACGCACGATCAGCGCGAGGCGATGACCATGGCCGATACGGTCGTGGTCATGAACGGCGGTCAGATACGCCAGGCGGCGTCGCCGACCGAGATTTATCGCAGACCGGCAGACAGCTTCGTCGCGGATTTCATTGGCCAGACAAATCTGGTCGAGGCCAGGCGAGAGGGCGGCGCGGTCAGCATATTGGGGCAGCCGGTCGCCGACCTGTCGCTGTCGCCAGGGATCGAGCGCGCCACGCTCTCGATCCGGCCGGAAGACGTGCGCCTGGGCCCGCCGAAGGTCGGTGCACTGACGGGCGAGGTCACCTTCGTGCGCGATCTCGGCGGCGTCGTCGAAACCTTTGTCAATGTCGGCGGTCAGCAGTTCATTGCGGTCTCGACGCCGCGCGAGCGCCCCGATGTGGCGGTTGGCCAGACGGTGGGCATTGCGCTCACCGACAGGGACTGCGTGGTGCTCGACAAATGAGACGCGAAGCCCCCCAGACGCTTGGCGACTATGCCCCGCTAGCCTTCCCGGCGATCATGCTGATCGTCTTCTTCGTCGTGCCTTTCGGCACCATGATTTCCGTCAGCTTCTTCAAGCGCCAGCAGGGCGCCTTCTACACGCCTGATTTTGTCTTCGACAATTATGTCCGCTTCCTCTCTGCCTTCTTTGGCGGGGTGCTCAGCTTCTCGCTGATCCTTGCGATTGCGGTGGCCGTCATGTGTGTCGTTCTGGCCCTGCCTTTCACATATCTGCTCATCCGTATGAAGCGGAGCACCCAGGTGGTCTGGCTGGTCGCACTCCTTTCGATCCTGTCCCTTTCTGAGGTAATCATCGGTTTCGCCTGGTCGACGCTGTTTTCGCGGACGGCCGGCATCACCAACCTATTCGTGTGGCTCGGCCTCATGCAGCAGGCAGTCGCCCTGACACCGAGCATCGGGGCCGTTGTCACCGGCATGGTCTACCAGGCCTTCCCCTACACGGTCCTGGTCCTCTATCCCGCTCTGGTGCGGCTTGATCCGACGCTTTCGGAGGCCGCGCGTACGCTCGGCGCTTCGCCGGTCAAGGCATTCTTCACCGTCGTCGTGCCTGCGCTGCGCGATACGATCGTCGCCACGCTGATCATGGTCTTCATCTTCGCGCTCGGGTCCTATCTGTTGCCTCAACTGCTCGGCCGCCCGCAGCACTGGACTTTTTCCGTGCACATTACCGACCAGGCGATCTATCAATCGAACATGCCCTTCGCGGCTGCCATGGCGGTTTTCCTGGTGTTGGTCACACTGGCCCTTGTAGCGCTGACCCTGCTCGTTGGCCGCCGAGGAGGGGCGATCAAATGACTATTCTCCGCAACGTTCTTTTCGGGGTCGTCGGACTGTTTCTCGCTCTGCCGCTGATCGTCGTCGCCGGGGTGTCGGTCAACGCCAGGCAGAGCCTCACCTTCCCGCCGCAAGGCTTCTCGCCCGGCTGGTATGGTCAGATATTTCTCGACATGGAATGGCGCAACGCGCTGATCGCGTCGCTTGTGCTGGCGCTGTCGTCGGCGGCGCTGGCAGTGCTGATCGCCTTGCCGCTAGCCTGGTTCCTATGGCGCCGCTACGCGCCCTGGGCCAATATCTTTCAGTTGCTCGGCGTAGCGCCCTTTACCTTGCCGCCGGTTATCACGGCGCTCGGCCTGCTGACTTTCTGGGCCACGACCGGATTTTACGGCCAGTCCTGGACGGCGGTGATCGGCCACGCCATTTTCTTCGTCACGCTGCCGCTGGTAACCATTTCGCTCGGCTTTTCTGCGATCGACCGCTCGCTGGTAGAGGCCGCCTCGACCTTGGGAGGCGACGACCGCACGGTGTTCCGAACCATCGTTCTGCCACTGATCTCGCCGTACATCGTGTCGGGCTACGCTTTTGCCTTTGTACTGTCGCTCAACGAATACATCGTTGCCTACATGACGGTCGGTTTCACGATGGAAACGCTGCCGATCAAGATCTTCAATTCGCTGCGTTACGGCTACACTCCGACCATGGGGGCGGTGACGGTCCTGTTTGTGGCGACGGCAGCGATCGTCTTCAGCCTCGTCGCGCGCTTCGGCGACCTTCCGAAACTGCTGGGCGCGATGACGTCAAGCGAACCGTGATCGAGGCAACCCATCCCGCCACGGAACGCCGGTGCGTTCCGCAGTCCTTTTCTACGCGGCGGCGATCATTTGATGAACGTTCTGAATGCCGAACTGATAGCAACGATGGCGCAACTGGGTTGCAGGACGGTCGAAGACTTGCCACCGCGTCGGTGGCCGAAAGGCAGGACGGCGAAAGCCAAACTTGATCTCGGATGGAGAATTGTGTGACTGAAGCCGTTAGGATGAGCGTCGAAGCCCTGCAAAATCGAGTCGTTGCCATCTTCGAGCGCGCAGGCTTGAACAAGATCCAGGCGGTGGCTTTGGCCCATGTCATCGTGGCCGGTGAGCGCGATGCCTGCAAGTCGCACGGAATTTACCGCATCGAGGGTGCGCTGCGCACGGTAAAGGCGGGCAAGGTGAAGCCCGATGCCGCTCCTGTCCTTGCGCCGGATGACGGCAGCGCCATCGTCAGGGTCGACGCGCAGGGCGGTTTCGCCAGTGCGGCGTTTGAACTTGGCGTACCCGCCCTGGCGGAACGCGCCAGGCGGCTTGGCATCGCCGCCATGGTCATCAACGATTGCTCGCACTTCTCGGCCCTGTGGCCCGAGGTCGAGGCACTGACCGCGCATGGCCTGGCAGCATTGGTGATGTGCCCGAGCTATGCGACGGTTGCCCCATCCGGAGGCAGCAAGCCTCTGCTGGGCACCAATCCATTTGCCTTCGGCTGGCCTCGCAAGGACCAGCCGCCCTACGTGTTCGATTTTGCCACGTCGGTGGCGGCGCGCGGTGAGATCGAACTGCACCGCCGCGCTGGCAAGCAACTGTCGGACGGTTGGGCGATCGATGCTGAAGGCAATCCCACCACTGACCCGGTTGCTGCGCTCGAAGGCGCAATGATGCCCTTCGGCGGCCACAAGGGGTCCGCCATCGCCACCATGATAGAACTGCTCGCCGGAATCATGATCGGCGATCTCACCAGCCCCGAGGTTCTGGACTACCTCGGAACGACGACCTTGGCGCCGTTTCATGGCGAACTGATCATTGCAATATCACCCCAGAACTTCGCCAGGGGCCGCCCCGGCGATCCGTTCGCGCGCGCCGAAATCCTCTTCGAAACGATCGTCGGACAAGGCGCGCGGCTGCCATCGCAGCGCCGCTTCGCCGCGCGGATCAAATCGGAAGCCGAAGGGATCAGCCTGACTGCAGCGGAGATCGCCCAGCTGGATGCGCTGCTGGCTGGCGGACTGGCCGCCGTTAAATAAAGCACGTCGTTCGGAAATGCGCAGCGGTTTCGGGGCAATGACGGATCCATCGACCTCGGAATCTCATGTGCAATCCCTGCGAACTGTGAGCGCAAGGGTGCGAAGAGCATGCCGGGCGCAGCCGGTCATTTCTTCACCGCCACTATGAAAAGCCGCGGAAATCTGAGAAGTACCCGCCCGTCCGACAGCTTAGGATGGGCTTGTTCGACCCGCGCGAGGTAATCGGCGAGAAATGCCTCGCGATGCTCTTCGCCGGCACGGGCGAGATAGGGCATCAGCCCGGTTCCCTTGACCCATTCGACGATCGCCGCCGCATCGGCCATCGGGTGATTATAGATGGTGTGCCAGATGTCGACGCGCGAGGCTTTGGCGATCAGCCTGTCGTAATAGGCGGACGGCGGGGGCAGGGGGCTGCGGCGCACGCCCTTCGCCGCGAAGGCAGCCTTCCACGGGCCGGCATGGGAGGTCTCTTCCATCGCCAGGTGCGAGGGTTCTCCGAGATTGTCGGGCATCTGCACGGCAAGAACGCCGCCTTCGGAAAGCCCGTCCATCAGCCGGTCGAAGATGTCGAGAT is part of the Rhizobium bangladeshense genome and encodes:
- a CDS encoding ABC-F family ATP-binding cassette domain-containing protein, encoding MPASITLSQISWATPDGRPLFSNLNLSFGSDRSGLVGRNGVGKTTLLKLVSGDIRPHSGSVSINGSLGVLRQSVQVAAEETIADLFGVTRALALLRRAEAGEATADELASADWTLEARLAAALNRTGLDAEPRTLLAALSGGQRTRAALAALIFSEPDFLLLDEPTNNLDREGREAVIALISGWRAGAVIVSHDRELLESVDQIVELTSLGTTRYGGNWSHYRERKALELAAAQHDLADAERRMAEVARKAQANVERQAHRDSAGRKMAAKGGIPRIMLGGMKERSETTGGDSARLAERRRAQALEETKAAREKIEILQPLSVSLPPTGLPASRIVLKIDRVTAGYRPDEPVISDLSFDVTGPERIAVTGPNGSGKTTLLALITGELSAWVGTVAVMTGFAMLDQKVGLLDPSASIRDNFRRINPHADENTCRAALARFMFRADAALQTVSSLSGGQLLRAGLACTLGAAPPPLLILDEPTNHLDIDSISAVEAGLSTYDGALMVVSHDETFLENIGITRRLELRSGGDPAG
- a CDS encoding helicase HerA-like C-terminal domain-containing protein, which produces MIEDGRIFIGASRNPDDSINKPEYLDLKFGNRHGLVTGATGTGKTVTLQVLAEGFSRAGVPVFAADIKGDLSGIAARGEPKDFLTKRAEQIGFADYEFDQFPVIFWDLFGQKGHRVRTTVAEMGPLLLARLMDASEPQEGVINIAFKIADEAGLPLLDLKDFTSLLNYMGENASELSSQYGLISRASVGSIQRALLVLEQQGAEHFFGEPALKISDIMRTSNNGYGQISVLAADKLMMNPRLYATFLLWLLSELFEELPEVGDPEKPKLVFFFDEAHLLFNDAPKVLIERVEQVVRLIRSKGVGVYFVTQNPLDVPETVLAQLGNRVQHALRAYSPREQKAVKTAAETFRPNPAFDCATIITNLGTGEALVSTLEAKGAPSIVERTLIRPPSGRVGPLTDGERQQVMDKSPVLGAYDEDVDRESAFEMLTARAKKAAEAEAAKRAQAEAAEQPGTTSGWSLPGFGGDEDNRQGRGQSRGRSSGYQRETVMEAAMKSVARTVATQVGRALVRGILGSLKR
- a CDS encoding NUDIX hydrolase — protein: MTVWRPPQQIRVKVIGLAWRENRLLAAEVEDDNGRIKGVRPLGGSIEFGETRERALHREIREELGTEIRIVGPWHLLENIFEHHGALGHEFIFAADIELADKTLYECDEIRYCELDETAATARWFGRDMLRDTALELYPTGLETVLSRWRD
- the zwf gene encoding glucose-6-phosphate dehydrogenase, yielding MHAAPTPPVTLVIFGATGDLTRRLLVPAIINLTRQRLVGEDLNILGIGIEPGDDEFLRGRLDAFLNHLNGEEQTEKDEAWESLRQRISYMSGDFTREDVFVEIGERLGPNANAAFYLAVPPSFFGTIVEKLAAHGLTDESDGVFRRVAIEKPFGTDLASARALNAQILAQVNESQVYRLDHFLGKETVQNLMTARFANMIIESLWNSRYIDHVQITAAEIVDVGSRGKFYDATGALRDMVPNHLFQLLAMIAMEPPNSFDAEAIRNEKSKVLKALRIYTPEEAKTHGVRGAYAAGPLNGVELPAYRDSRDVSPDSRTETFVALKLYADTWRWAGVPFYLRTGKAMTARDTEIVITFQPVPFAQFRETEVNRRLPPNRLVIQVQPDEGMSMEISIKSPGLSVDTTPVSLDFRYADKFDIGKTTGYESLLYDLFIGDQTLFQRADGIEAGWAAVQPFLDIWSKDPSTPEAYAPGSMGPTCADELIERDGRKWHELGVILHHESKKDK